The DNA region CGACTGGCAGTACCTCGGCGAGAACGTCGGAGAGGGCCCGGACTGCTCTTCACTCGTCACCGCCTTCTTCAACTCGCCCGAACACAAGGCCAACATCTTGCAGGTCCACTACACCGAGGTTGGCATCGGCGTGGTTGACGGGGCAGGCGGAACCATCTGGGTGACCGAGGACTTCATGGGCACGAGCGCACCAGCGCCCGCTCAGCCCGCGCCAGCCGCGGTCGGCAGCCCGGCGCCCTCGACCCCGGTCCGCACGGCTGCGGACGCCCCGGCGCCCTCGACCCCGGCGCCCTCGACGCCGGTGCGCACGCCTGCGGCAGCCCCGGCGCCCTCGACCCCGGCGGCCTCGACCCCGGCGCAGGGCCCGGTCCACACGCCTGCGCCCGCCCGGGCCGCCATCCATGGCAAGGCTGCCGCCCCGGTGCCGGCCACCGATCCCGGCCCCGCCGCGACGGCCCCGGCTCCCGCCGCCAGCACCCCCGCCCCGGTGGTCACCCCCGCCCCGACGGCCACGCCCGTCGTCGACCCTGAGCCCTCGACGGTTGCCACGATGCCCACCGTTGCGCCACACGCCCTTCGCGGCTTGTCGACCAGCTACCGGCCGGGCAGGAAGAACGCCATTCAGAGGGCGGCCGCGATTGCCACCACCCTTCTCCGCCACCTCTTCTAACTCCATCTGGCGCCGAGCAGGGTCCGCGGCGGCGGTGGTCACGCTCCGCTCGCCGGCAAACCGCATTGATCCCGGT from Actinomycetota bacterium includes:
- a CDS encoding CAP domain-containing protein, coding for MKTLTIRALVAAGTLSTIVLAGVAPASASPSEESCFFAAINSERTAAGLSAVTNSGALATMAEAWSGQLAAAGSLSHNPSLTNQAPSDWQYLGENVGEGPDCSSLVTAFFNSPEHKANILQVHYTEVGIGVVDGAGGTIWVTEDFMGTSAPAPAQPAPAAVGSPAPSTPVRTAADAPAPSTPAPSTPVRTPAAAPAPSTPAASTPAQGPVHTPAPARAAIHGKAAAPVPATDPGPAATAPAPAASTPAPVVTPAPTATPVVDPEPSTVATMPTVAPHALRGLSTSYRPGRKNAIQRAAAIATTLLRHLF